A genomic window from Agrobacterium tumefaciens includes:
- a CDS encoding VOC family protein, which translates to MKKNTICIWYDKDAEAAARFYAETFPDSAVTAVHHAPSDYPSGKKGDVLTVQFTVAGVSCIGLNGGSAFKQTEAFSFQISTEDQEETDRYWNAIVGNGGEESACGWCKDKWGVSWQITPRVLMDAMAAGGAEAKRASEAMMDMKKIDVAAIEAARRG; encoded by the coding sequence ATGAAAAAGAACACGATCTGTATCTGGTACGACAAGGACGCCGAGGCCGCCGCCAGATTTTACGCCGAGACCTTTCCCGACAGCGCGGTAACCGCGGTTCACCACGCGCCGAGCGATTATCCTTCCGGCAAGAAGGGCGATGTGCTGACGGTGCAGTTCACCGTCGCCGGCGTATCCTGCATCGGTCTGAATGGCGGTTCTGCCTTCAAACAGACAGAGGCCTTCTCGTTCCAGATATCGACCGAAGATCAGGAAGAAACCGACCGCTACTGGAACGCCATCGTCGGCAATGGCGGAGAGGAAAGCGCCTGCGGCTGGTGCAAGGACAAATGGGGTGTCTCCTGGCAGATCACCCCGCGCGTGCTGATGGACGCCATGGCCGCCGGCGGCGCTGAGGCCAAACGTGCCTCCGAGGCGATGATGGACATGAAGAAAATCGACGTCGCCGCCATCGAAGCCGCACGCCGCGGTTGA
- a CDS encoding extracellular solute-binding protein, with protein MKSSALTSFVAGVAIAAAFGATAAHAEKTKFEFWYGLSGDLGDRVQETCKKFNDSQAEFEIVCTSQNDYDATLQNTIAAYRAKKQPAITQIYDAGTLDMMLSKAFVPAKKLMADNGYKIDWDNYFPGIANYYATAAGELNSFPYNSSTAMFYYNIDAFEKAGITFKPDTWEQVQEAATKLKAAGFECPLAFNFDTWMLMEQFSAIHNQPIATKGNGYQGLDAELTINKTKFVDHVKFFKKMQDEKLFVVKTKQLGMDILPAFTSQTCQMFMTSIANHGTVAKTMPEGVKWDVAMLPVWKGTERHNSLVGGASLWVMAGRPDAEYKGAAAFLNFIAQPEMVQWWSTVTGYIPVTKTGFDAMKANGFYDKAPYKGREKAIESLTFTPPSEYTRGIRLGGFTQIRKEVATSLEAIFMQNADVQAELDKAVERSNAGLRRFEKTYAGAKLN; from the coding sequence ATGAAATCTTCCGCTCTGACCTCTTTCGTGGCCGGCGTCGCCATTGCTGCCGCCTTCGGCGCCACGGCCGCCCATGCAGAAAAGACCAAGTTCGAATTCTGGTACGGCCTTTCCGGCGATCTTGGCGATCGCGTTCAGGAAACCTGCAAGAAGTTCAACGATTCGCAGGCTGAATTCGAAATCGTCTGCACCTCGCAGAACGATTACGACGCCACGCTGCAGAACACCATTGCCGCTTACCGCGCCAAGAAGCAGCCCGCCATCACCCAGATCTATGACGCCGGCACGCTGGACATGATGCTGTCCAAGGCTTTCGTTCCCGCCAAGAAGCTGATGGCCGACAACGGCTACAAGATCGACTGGGACAATTATTTCCCCGGCATCGCCAACTATTATGCCACCGCTGCGGGCGAGCTGAATTCTTTCCCCTATAACTCCTCGACCGCGATGTTCTATTACAACATCGACGCTTTCGAAAAAGCCGGCATCACCTTCAAGCCCGACACATGGGAACAGGTTCAGGAAGCCGCCACGAAGCTCAAGGCTGCCGGCTTTGAATGCCCACTGGCCTTCAACTTCGACACCTGGATGCTGATGGAGCAGTTCTCCGCCATCCACAACCAGCCGATCGCCACCAAGGGCAACGGTTATCAGGGCCTCGACGCTGAACTGACGATCAACAAGACGAAGTTCGTCGATCACGTCAAGTTCTTCAAGAAGATGCAGGACGAGAAGCTGTTCGTCGTCAAGACCAAGCAGCTCGGCATGGACATCCTGCCCGCCTTCACCTCGCAGACCTGCCAGATGTTCATGACCTCGATCGCCAATCACGGCACCGTTGCCAAGACCATGCCGGAAGGCGTGAAGTGGGACGTTGCCATGCTGCCGGTCTGGAAAGGCACCGAGCGCCACAATTCACTGGTTGGCGGCGCGTCGCTGTGGGTCATGGCCGGTCGTCCGGACGCCGAATACAAGGGTGCAGCCGCATTCCTGAACTTCATCGCCCAGCCGGAGATGGTTCAGTGGTGGTCGACGGTCACCGGTTACATCCCGGTCACCAAGACCGGCTTCGACGCCATGAAGGCCAACGGCTTCTATGACAAGGCCCCCTATAAGGGCCGTGAAAAGGCAATCGAAAGCCTGACCTTCACGCCGCCTTCGGAATATACCCGCGGTATCCGCCTTGGCGGTTTCACGCAGATCCGCAAGGAAGTCGCCACCTCGCTCGAAGCCATCTTCATGCAGAATGCCGACGTCCAGGCTGAACTCGACAAGGCTGTCGAGCGCTCCAACGCTGGCCTGCGCCGCTTCGAAAAGACCTATGCCGGCGCCAAGCTGAACTAA
- a CDS encoding methyltransferase family protein — translation MIDVATALAVWVYIAGFLFLTARLARQTGEPIWLFAKGRERQAVPAMLFRLAFLLGALLPLVTLWLEPQNPVWLLNRGDLGAPIRIGGMAMVLAGGLIALYAQNYMGRSWRIGAAEGHLGAIVDSGPFGRSRNPVFVGQIVLFTGLVLVFPSVLQLVVAIALVIAVSLQVTIEERVLTKELGPAYDAYRRRVRRWL, via the coding sequence ATGATCGACGTCGCAACCGCACTCGCCGTGTGGGTCTATATTGCCGGATTTCTATTTTTGACGGCGCGGCTGGCGCGGCAGACGGGAGAACCGATCTGGCTTTTCGCAAAAGGCCGCGAGCGGCAGGCCGTTCCCGCCATGCTCTTTCGCCTCGCTTTTCTCCTCGGCGCCCTGCTTCCGCTCGTTACCCTGTGGCTGGAGCCGCAAAATCCGGTCTGGCTTCTGAACCGCGGCGATCTTGGTGCCCCAATCCGGATTGGCGGCATGGCGATGGTGCTGGCTGGCGGCCTGATCGCGCTTTATGCGCAGAACTATATGGGCAGGTCATGGCGCATCGGCGCGGCCGAGGGCCATCTTGGCGCAATCGTCGATAGCGGTCCTTTCGGCCGCTCCAGAAATCCCGTCTTTGTCGGTCAGATCGTGCTGTTTACCGGGCTGGTGCTGGTATTTCCATCGGTTCTGCAGCTTGTTGTCGCCATCGCTCTTGTCATCGCCGTGTCGCTGCAGGTGACTATTGAAGAACGTGTGCTGACGAAGGAGCTTGGACCGGCATATGACGCCTATCGGCGCCGGGTGAGGCGCTGGCTGTAA
- a CDS encoding methyl-accepting chemotaxis protein: protein MSFLDRGANAFAVLAALSKSQAIIEFDLSGKILTANENFCRALGYELAEIIGRHHSMFVEPAVVSSQDYKTFWAKLSAGQFDQQQYKRIGKGGREVWIEASYNPVFRRGKPVKVIKIATDITQRKLKAAEDAGKIDALSRAQAIIEFSPDGDVLTANENFLAALGYSLPEVQGRHHSMFCEPAYTQSAHYKQFWERLAGGDLVADEFMRLGKGGRKVFIQASYNPIFDLNGKVFKVVKFATDVTGRVENVEKLAQCLTDLADGDLSQSIDKPFIPSLERLRTDFNAASEKLKRAMTLVSENAGAISSGSNEIRSAADDLAKRTEQQAASIEETAAALEEITTAVNDSSRRAEEAGTIVARARDHAEHSGQVVRDAIGAMDQIEKSSREISNIIGVIDEIAFQTNLLALNAGVEAARAGEAGKGFAVVAQEVRELAQRSATAAKEIKSLINASGSQVENGVGLVTKAGSALQEIAAQVRDINSNVVAIVEAAREQSTALAEINQAVNTVDQGTQQNAAMVEEQTAASHSLAREAAALFELLGQFRFDEAPRSSSSLRSSPEVRPAPSQSRRPVSRPVAARGSAAVALNHDEWQEF, encoded by the coding sequence GTGAGTTTTCTTGATCGGGGTGCCAATGCTTTCGCGGTTCTTGCCGCCCTTTCCAAATCCCAGGCCATTATAGAATTCGACCTTTCCGGGAAAATTCTGACCGCCAACGAGAATTTCTGTCGTGCGCTCGGTTACGAGCTGGCGGAAATCATCGGCAGGCATCACAGCATGTTCGTCGAGCCCGCCGTTGTGTCTTCGCAGGACTACAAGACCTTCTGGGCAAAACTTTCAGCCGGTCAGTTCGACCAGCAGCAATATAAGCGCATCGGCAAGGGCGGCAGGGAGGTCTGGATCGAGGCCTCCTATAACCCGGTGTTTCGCCGCGGCAAGCCGGTGAAGGTGATCAAGATCGCCACCGACATCACGCAGCGCAAGCTGAAGGCGGCGGAAGATGCGGGCAAGATCGACGCCCTGTCGCGGGCGCAGGCCATCATCGAGTTTTCACCTGATGGCGATGTCCTGACGGCCAACGAGAATTTTCTGGCGGCACTGGGTTATTCACTGCCGGAGGTTCAGGGCCGGCATCATTCGATGTTCTGCGAACCGGCCTATACGCAGTCGGCGCATTATAAGCAGTTCTGGGAAAGGCTTGCCGGCGGTGATCTCGTGGCGGATGAATTCATGCGCCTCGGCAAGGGCGGCCGCAAGGTCTTCATTCAGGCCTCGTATAATCCGATCTTCGATCTGAACGGCAAGGTGTTCAAGGTCGTCAAATTTGCGACCGACGTGACCGGCCGCGTCGAGAATGTCGAAAAGCTGGCGCAATGTCTTACTGACCTCGCTGATGGCGATCTGTCGCAGAGCATTGACAAGCCATTCATCCCCTCGCTTGAGAGATTGCGGACGGATTTCAATGCAGCCTCGGAAAAGCTGAAGAGAGCGATGACGCTGGTATCTGAAAATGCCGGCGCGATTTCCTCGGGCTCCAACGAGATACGCTCCGCCGCCGATGATCTTGCCAAACGCACGGAACAGCAGGCCGCTTCGATTGAGGAGACTGCCGCCGCGCTGGAGGAGATCACCACTGCCGTCAACGATTCCAGCCGCCGCGCCGAAGAGGCTGGCACGATCGTCGCCCGTGCCCGTGACCATGCCGAACATTCGGGCCAGGTGGTGCGCGATGCGATCGGCGCCATGGATCAGATCGAAAAATCGTCACGCGAGATTTCGAACATTATCGGCGTGATCGACGAGATTGCCTTCCAGACCAATCTGCTTGCGCTGAATGCCGGCGTGGAAGCGGCGCGTGCCGGTGAAGCGGGCAAGGGTTTTGCAGTCGTCGCGCAGGAAGTGCGCGAACTGGCGCAGCGCTCGGCAACGGCTGCAAAGGAAATCAAGAGCCTCATCAATGCTTCGGGCTCGCAGGTGGAAAACGGCGTCGGCCTGGTTACCAAGGCGGGATCGGCGCTGCAGGAAATCGCGGCGCAGGTTCGTGATATCAACAGCAATGTCGTGGCGATTGTCGAAGCCGCCCGCGAACAGTCCACCGCACTTGCCGAAATCAATCAGGCGGTCAATACCGTCGATCAGGGCACACAGCAGAACGCTGCGATGGTGGAGGAGCAGACTGCCGCCAGCCACAGCCTTGCACGGGAAGCCGCCGCCCTGTTCGAACTTCTGGGCCAGTTCAGGTTCGATGAAGCGCCGCGTTCGTCATCCTCCCTGCGCAGCAGCCCGGAGGTGAGGCCGGCGCCTTCTCAATCGCGCCGCCCGGTATCCCGGCCCGTTGCGGCGCGTGGCTCCGCCGCGGTTGCCCTCAATCACGATGAATGGCAGGAGTTCTAG